AGGGGGCTGTGTTCGTGATTTGATCATGGGGCGGAGTGCCAAGGATTATGACATCGCCACGAATGCTGTTCCCGACAAAGTGATGGAGTTGTTTCCCGGTGCAGTGGCTGTGGGAAAGTCATTTGGAGTGGTGCGGGTGCCTGTTTGCGGGAACTGGTACGAGGTGGCAACCTTTCGGAAGGATGCCGAATATATGGACGGGCGGCATCCCTCGAGCATCACCTTCTCAGATCCAGAGACAGATGCCCACCGGCGTGATTTCACAGTAAACGCGTTGTTTTATGATCCCCTTGAGCAGCAAGTCATCGATTATGTGGATGGGCGAAGTGATATTGCCAGGGGAGTGATTCGCGCGGTCGGGGTTCCTGCTGATCGCTTTCGTGAAGACCATTTAAGGATGCTGCGAGCGGCACGGTTTGCCGCCACATTAGGGTTTACCATTGAGCCAGCCACTGAGAATGCGATCCGGGGGTCGGCGGTTTGGATAACCTTAATCAGCGCAGAGCGGATTCGTGAAGAGCTCAACCGGCTCCTGGTGGAAGCTAAACAGGCGGGTGATGCGATTATTCTGCTCAGAGATTTAGGTCTTCTACAGATGATTCTGCCCGAGGTGGCGGTCATGGAGGGGGTGGAACAACCGCCGGAATATCATCCCGAAGGTGATGTTTTTCAGCATACGATCATTATGTTGAATGAGATGAAAACAGATGATTATCGGCTGGCCTGGGCGGTGCTGCTACATGATGTCGGGAAGCCGCCTACGGCCCAGTTTAAGGAGGGGCGGTGGCGGTTTGAATGTCATGCTAAGGTGGGGGCGGATGCCGCCCGCGTGATCCTTGAGCGGTTGAAGTTTTCCTGTGATGATCGTGATGTAATATCATTTATGGTGGGAAACCATATGCGTTTCATAGATGTTAAATCCATGCGGCGTGCAACCTTGCGGCGTTTGGTTGGGGCCCCGACTTTTCTATCGGAGATGGAATTGCATCGTCTGGACTGCGCTTCGAGCCATGGGGATTTGGTGAATCATGAATATCTTTTGGAATTCCGGCGTCAGATGGATTCGGAACCAGTGCTCCCTGAACCATGGGTGAATGGGCGTGATATTATCGCTTTGGGAATACCTGAAGGGCCGGAAGTCGGGGTCTGGCGGAAGAAGGCATACGACGCTCAACTCGAAGGTACCGTTGCAGATCGTGAAGCATTGCTCGAGTGGCTAAGGGAAGCCAGTCGCCAGTAAGCAGTAGGCAGTGAGCAGTTGCCAGTAAACAGTGTTCACTGCCTACTGCACACTGCCTACTGCCTACTGCACACTGCCTACTGCCTACTGCACACTGCCTACTGCACACTGACAACTATCACAGAGATTCCAGTCTGAGTGCGAGAGCAGGCCGCTAAGGACCTGCCGTTTCCAGTCTTCGGGTGAATCCGGGGTGGCGAGTTGGGCTAACTTGGGCGGGAGCAGTCCTTCAGCAAAAGGGTCGAAGCCTCCCTCGACAGCCTGCTTCATGACTGAAGCCTTCAGGGTGGTCAGTGTGGTGTGGTTGCTGCAGATATCACAAGGCATAGGTGGCTTTCCTCTTATATTCGCTAATAATCTAACTGTTTCGTTTATATCGTGTTCCTATATTGGGAACAAGAGATAATTCTGCTGGAGGGCGAAGCTTGCCTGAGCCGCGTGGGCAGTTGGGAACTTGCCGATCATGGGGCGCCTAGTGTAGATTTGCACCCATGAGCAAAACATTGGTGATATTGGCGGCGGGGATTGGGAGTCGTTATGGCGGATTGAAACAGATTGAGGCTGTAGGCCCTCATGGTGCCATTGTGATTGAATATTCGGTCTATGATGCCCTTCGTGCTGGCTTTGACCGGGTTGTATGTGTGATTCGGCGCGATATTGAGAAAGATTTTCGCAATCTTGTTTCCTCCCGGTTCGAAAAGAAAATTCCTGTGGATTACGTTTTTCAGGATCTGGCGGATCTGCCGGGTGGTTTTGCCGTGCCTGCCGACCGGAAGAAACCTTGGGGAACGGGCCATGCGGTGCTGGCTTGCCGTGAGGTGGTCAAGTCCCCCTTTGCGGTAATCAATGCTGATGATTTTTATGGAAGCCGTTCTTATAAGGCCCTTGGCGTTTTTCTTGAGGATGTGAAGGCCGATTCCTGTGACTATAGCATGGTGGGATTTACGCTGCGGAATACGTTATCCGAACATGGGCATGTGGCGCGCGGCGTGTGTGAAGTCGATAAGAACGGATTGCTGACGCGGGTGGTGGAGCGTACCCATATTGAGAAAACTGAAAAGGGTGCCCGTTTTAGCGATGGGGATGGCGCGTGCCTTGACTTGACCGGCGATGAAGTGGTCTCGATGAATATGTGGGGGCTGACTCCGTCGCTGTTCGGCCATCTTCAACGTGAGTTTGAAATCTTTCTCAAAACTAATGGTACGAATGCCAAGGCGGAGTTCTTTTTGCCAACAGTGGTGGACGGGCTGATCAAAGCCAGGAAAGCTACGACGAAAGTAATTTCAACTCCGGAGCATTGGTTTGGCGTCACTTATCCTCAAGACAAGGCCGTGGTCGTCGAAGGAATCCGTATCTTGGTGGCAAAGGGCGTTTACCCCGAGAAACTCTGGGAATAAAGGCTCATCCCCCGGGAAACCCGAAGACTTCCGCGACAACCATACAGACGTCGTCATCAAACCCTACGCCTGTGGTAAAGGCTTCGGAGTCAGCGGCCATACTCGCGAGAAGGGTGTCGGGGGATGCAGTCAGATGTTTCCGGGCGCTGGCAAGGAGGCGTTCTTCGCCATATTGCTCGCGACCTTTCCCTTCAGCTTCGGTGATGCCATCCGTATAGATAAGAACTCCATCACCCGTGTGCAGAGGGCGTTCGATGGTGGGGTAGGTATGTTTATCCATTATGCCCAGGGCGGGACCTAAAGGTTCCGGTCTGTCCCGGAGAGGGGATACTGTTTTTTTGAGGCGGTTTATCAGCAATGGATTAGGGTGGCCCGCATCGCTAAACGCAAGGCGCCTTGTATCGAGGTCGAAAAAGACATACGAGGCCGACACAAACATGAATTCCTCGGCATCCTTCATGATGGTCATGAATTCCCTGTTAATGTGTGACATGAAGACGCCTGGGTTGCTGGCGATGGGCCTGAGTTCCTCAACCATACTCCGCATAATCGCGGTGATGAGGGCGGCGCGCATACCGTGTCCCATCACATCACAGGCAAAGACGCCTGCCTGATGGTTGGAGATGGGGAGGATATAGAAGAAGTCGCCGCCCAAGGTGGTGCTGGGGCGGTAGAAATGGTTGAATTTCAGTAGGCTTTGTTCTGGTGCACTGCTGGCAGGGAAGGTGGGAAACTGGCGGGGGAGCAGAGCCAATTGAATCTCTCTGGCCATGTCGAGATCCGCTTCCATCTCCGTATTTCTGATTCGGAGTTGCTCGGCGTATTGTTCACGCTGTGCTTCAGCCAGACGTCGTTCCGTTACATCATTGAACGAGAGGACGATGCCGGTAAATTCGTCATCTGTGT
The sequence above is drawn from the bacterium genome and encodes:
- a CDS encoding CCA tRNA nucleotidyltransferase, translating into MTAVPLNVAHVAVPGAIKIVRTLKAMGFIAYWAGGCVRDLIMGRSAKDYDIATNAVPDKVMELFPGAVAVGKSFGVVRVPVCGNWYEVATFRKDAEYMDGRHPSSITFSDPETDAHRRDFTVNALFYDPLEQQVIDYVDGRSDIARGVIRAVGVPADRFREDHLRMLRAARFAATLGFTIEPATENAIRGSAVWITLISAERIREELNRLLVEAKQAGDAIILLRDLGLLQMILPEVAVMEGVEQPPEYHPEGDVFQHTIIMLNEMKTDDYRLAWAVLLHDVGKPPTAQFKEGRWRFECHAKVGADAARVILERLKFSCDDRDVISFMVGNHMRFIDVKSMRRATLRRLVGAPTFLSEMELHRLDCASSHGDLVNHEYLLEFRRQMDSEPVLPEPWVNGRDIIALGIPEGPEVGVWRKKAYDAQLEGTVADREALLEWLREASRQ
- a CDS encoding nucleotidyltransferase, with product MSKTLVILAAGIGSRYGGLKQIEAVGPHGAIVIEYSVYDALRAGFDRVVCVIRRDIEKDFRNLVSSRFEKKIPVDYVFQDLADLPGGFAVPADRKKPWGTGHAVLACREVVKSPFAVINADDFYGSRSYKALGVFLEDVKADSCDYSMVGFTLRNTLSEHGHVARGVCEVDKNGLLTRVVERTHIEKTEKGARFSDGDGACLDLTGDEVVSMNMWGLTPSLFGHLQREFEIFLKTNGTNAKAEFFLPTVVDGLIKARKATTKVISTPEHWFGVTYPQDKAVVVEGIRILVAKGVYPEKLWE
- a CDS encoding SpoIIE family protein phosphatase, whose product is MDTHNPAADSARESSRTMRIDLTPDILPDKIGSKFSTASRRPTIRITKAKADTSLVGDSDFQQLLQNVYDGAVITDYQGRIVDVNVRLCQFVGYEHHDLCRMELFDLLYGADETILPMIRENLASTRFVLLQAFFVRKDGSVFPAETAINRLFLSGQDYLCFFVRDITLRRQADEQLRTEHTAIQLAGSGIAIADLQSKLTYGNPAALRMWGVANQEEAQTLSLSQLFSNPLLGKTIMEMVSTGQAWCQEVQAQRLDGSLFYVQAAAAANFNTDDEFTGIVLSFNDVTERRLAEAQREQYAEQLRIRNTEMEADLDMAREIQLALLPRQFPTFPASSAPEQSLLKFNHFYRPSTTLGGDFFYILPISNHQAGVFACDVMGHGMRAALITAIMRSMVEELRPIASNPGVFMSHINREFMTIMKDAEEFMFVSASYVFFDLDTRRLAFSDAGHPNPLLINRLKKTVSPLRDRPEPLGPALGIMDKHTYPTIERPLHTGDGVLIYTDGITEAEGKGREQYGEERLLASARKHLTASPDTLLASMAADSEAFTTGVGFDDDVCMVVAEVFGFPGG